One Augochlora pura isolate Apur16 chromosome 10, APUR_v2.2.1, whole genome shotgun sequence DNA window includes the following coding sequences:
- the Oaf gene encoding BRICHOS-like domain-containing protein out at first has product MKKLNELFTVYFLLQYLYGVCTTHLLINVKNQGGDILLETISSNVTEDVITLEFQCSDGTLVTQLIDFKNEVQIIKALVLGEEERGQNQYQVLCFVNHFFKVDFISSDAMSKLRQKNPGTVRIAEEDKGHVNYTMDLFLDVSESKDISKHIATLCGEAAGSAYTRNEDIKQWIQRPGSSELPLMAAVYNVSTSSLTPQGTNDSKPLFVTRCADTSNIWAPCTCSLELCIGWYPCGLKFCKGKSDGKKAATPYKCGIKTCKKCFIFSYYSKMKQNCLWDE; this is encoded by the exons ATGAAAAAACTCAACGAATTATTCACAGTTTACttcttattacaatatttgtacGGTGTTTGTACGACGCACTTGCtcataaatgtaaaaaatcaG GGTGGTGATATACTATTAGAGACTATTTCATCGAATGTGACAGAAGATGTAATCACGTTAGAATTTCAATGCTCGGATGGTACTTTGGTGACACAGCTTATTGACttcaaaaat GaagtacaaattataaaagcCTTGGTCCTGGGTGAAGAGGAGCGTGGACAAAACCAATATCAAGTTTTGTGCTTTGTAAATCACTTCTTCAAAGTGGATTTTATATCATCTGATGCTATGTCTAAATTAAGACAGAAAAATCCTGGAACTGTTCGCATAGCAGAAGAGGATAAAGGCCATGTGAATTATACCATGGACCTATTTTTGGATGTATCCGAATCTAAAGATATTTCTAAACACATTGCCACTCTTTGCGGAGAAGCAGCAGGATCTGCTTATACCAGGAACGAAGACATAAAACAATGGATTCAGAGACCTG GATCATCAGAGCTTCCACTCATGGCAGCTGTTTACAATGTTAGCACAAGTTCTTTAACGCCACAAGGTACAAATGATTCAAAGCCATTATTTGTAACAAGATGTGCAGATACATCAAATATTTGGGCACCTTGTACTTGTTCATTAGAATTATGTATAGGGTGGTACCCATGTGgtttgaaattttgtaaaggaaaaagtgaTGGTAAAAAAGCTGCCACCCCATATAAATGTGGCATAAAAACTTGTAAAAAGTGTTTTATATTCtcatattattctaaaatgaaGCAAAATTGTTTATGGGATGAATGA
- the LOC144475735 gene encoding uncharacterized protein LOC144475735, translating into MENIDTTSEETVHLKNEESMIYFYDKGIRTPIRNSFLNVFDIPDESIEPVILDTSLPYIPIYTHLRTYNLKPIERPKTPPMLTMLRSKALERKDNELCSLEVPPAAEQASRKGSFSTLMSKEDGKSSKME; encoded by the exons atggaaaatatagaTACAACGAGTGAGGAAActgtacatttaaaaaatgaagaatccatgatatatttttacgataaagGTATACGAACACCGATACgaaatagttttcttaatgTTTTCGATATACCAGACGAATCTATCGAACCCGTAATTCTTGATACATCGTTACCTTAC ATTCCTATTTACACGCATTTAAgaacttataatttaaaaccCATCGAGAGGCCCAAAACTCCACCCATGCTGACTATGTTACGATCAAAAGCACT TGAACGTAAGGATAATGAATTATGCTCACTTGAAGTGCCACCCGCAGCAGAACAAGCCAGTAGAAAGGGAAGTTTCAGTACACTGATGTCAAAGGAAGATGGGAAAAGTtcaaaaatggaataa